The following coding sequences lie in one Lolium perenne isolate Kyuss_39 chromosome 2, Kyuss_2.0, whole genome shotgun sequence genomic window:
- the LOC127335009 gene encoding uncharacterized protein, translating to MRPPLDLHTLLRLRLPPRHPLHRLLHSHTPNDRPPPPQHPPPHDPELWIAKALASAAFLRPHCLPAFRRLAPSQFAAAAALRHAPCASSALQLFSSLHSFPLAIPPSAHSYRYVISLMCQSGRQVDALQLFDRMTDQSGYLPNARFLSFLAGSCASAGLLDAAAALLSKASQFGCSIEAYAYNKLMGSFIGCGRVQDAVALFEGWIQGGAYSPDVWSFNVVIKGVCQVGDVQKALELVERMHQFGCFPDTVTHNILVNGLCRVKEVGKGREVLRRLQRDGVCPPNVVTYTSVISGYCKAGRIEDAVAVYNDMVACGTAPNVVTYNVLINGYGKAGNMGSAVAVYQQMILRRCPPDVVTFSSLIDGYCRCSQLDDAMKIWTEMAQCHIQPNAHTFSIIIHTFCKQNRAAEALRFLKELNMRTDIAPQAFIYNPVIDVLCKAGKVDEANTVLMEMEGKGCRPDKYTYTILIVGHCMKGRIAEAITFFHKMVETGCTPDSITVNSFISCLLKSGMASEVDHIMRIASGGTSSSWRDPCPITRRVDISVAV from the coding sequence ATGCGTCCCCCCCTCGACCTGCACACCCTCCTCAGGCTGCGGCTGCCCCCTCGCCAccccctccaccgcctcctccactcccacacccccaacgaccgcccgccgccgccgcagcaccCGCCCCCGCACGACCCCGAGCTCTGGATCGCCAAGGCGCTCGCGTCCGCGGCCTTCCTCCGGCCACACTGCCTACCGGCattccgccgcctcgctccgtcccagttcgccgccgccgccgcgctccgccACGCGCCGTGCGCCTCCTCCGCGCTCCAACTCTTTTCCTCCCTGCACTCCTTCCCGCTCGCCATCCCCCCGTCCGCGCACTCCTACCGCTACGTCATCTCGCTGATGTGCCAGTCCGGCCGCCAAGTCGATGCCCTCCAACTGTTCGACCGAATGACGGACCAGTCTGGGTACTTACCCAACGCCCGTTTCCTCTCGTTTCTGGCCGGTTCCTGCGCCAGCGCAGGCCTTCTTGACGCCGCGGCAGCATTGCTCTCCAAGGCATCGCAGTTTGGTTGCTCCATAGAAGCGTATGCATATAACAAGCTCATGGGCTCGTTCATCGGCTGCGGCCGGGTGCAGGACGCTGTAGCGTTGTTTGAGGGGTGGATCCAAGGGGGAGCTTATTCTCCGGACGTGTGGAGCTTTAATGTCGTCATCAAGGGTGTGTGCCAGGTGGGGGATGTTCAGAAGGCGCTTGAGTTGGTCGAAAGGATGCATCAGTTTGGTTGCTTCCCGGATACTGTCACACATAACATTCTTGTGAATGGGCTATGCAGGGTAAAGGAGGTGGGTAAAGGTCGTGAGGTGTTGAGGAGACTTCAAAGAGATGGTGTTTGCCCGCCCAATGTAGTGACATACACCTCAGTAATCTCAGGTTACTGTAAGGCTGGCAGGATTGAGGATGCGGTGGCAGTATACAATGACATGGTTGCCTGTGGGACAGCACCCAATGTTGTCACATACAATGTGCTTATCAATGGATATGGCAAGGCTGGAAATATGGGGTCTGCGGTCGCAGTGTATCAGCAAATGATATTGCGTCGCTGCCCTCCTGACGTTGTGACATTTAGTTCATTGATTGATGGGTATTGTCGGTGCAGTCAGCTGGATGATGCAATGAAGATTTGGACTGAGATGGCTCAGTGTCACATTCAACCAAACGCACACACGTTCTCTATCATAATACACACATTTTGTAAGCAGAACAGAGCAGCGGAAGCACTTCGCTTTCTGAAAGAATTGAACATGAGAACAGACATTGCACCACAGGCATTCATCTATAACCCTGTGATTGATGTACTGTGCAAGGCTGGAAAGGTGGATGAAGCAAACACAGTTCTAATGGAGATGGAAGGGAAAGGGTGTCGTCCCGACAAGTATACCTATACTATTTTAATAGTTGGACACTGCATGAAGGGAAGGATAGCAGAAGCCATCACATTTTTCCATAAAATGGTAGAGACTGGGTGTACCCCTGACAGTATTACAGTCAATTCTTTTATTAGCTGCCTTTTAAAGTCTGGAATGGCTAGTGAGGTGGATCACATAATGCGTATTGCATCAGGGGGTACTTCATCGAGTTGGAGAGACCCTTGTCCTATAACCCGAAGAGTAGACATTTCAGTAGCTGTATAG